The DNA region GCGGCAGGAACACCTCGACGCCGTGGATCGGACCCCACAGGTCGATGTCGATCATCGTCCGCCAATCCTGGTGCGACATCGCCGAAATCGGCCCGCCGAGGGCGATGCCGGCGTTGTTGAACACCACTTGGACGGCGCCGAGCAGCCGGAAGGATTCGTCGGCGAGGTGGGTCACTTGATCGCGTTGGCTGACATCGCACTGCACGCCATGAGCGTCGAACCCGTCGGCGCGCAGCGACTCGACCGCGAGATTCAGGCTCGGCGGGTCGATGTCGGCGAGCACCACACTGGCGCCCCGGGATGCGAATTCGCGGGCGGTGGCCAAGCCGATGCCGCTGGCGCCGCCGGTCACCACCGCGCCGCGGCCGTCAAAGGTGTCCATCCCGCAGATGCTAGTGACGCTCAGCGGTGGATCTCGGCGAAATCGCGACTCTGCCAGAGGTGCAGGAAGTTGGTCAGCATCAGCAGTTGGCTGCGGGCGGCCTCGTTGTCGGCGATCCGGGGGTCATCACGGTCGGCGACGACCGCCAACTCGGGTACCAGCGTGCGGAGGTAGGCCGGCGCGTCCAGCAGCCAGGTCACCCCCATCACCAGGGCGTAGGCGGTCAACTGGCGCCGGATCTCGGCGGGGTCCAGCCGGGGTCCGCCCGCCGCCTCGAATTCGGTCGCGAAGTGCGCCAACAGGTGCTCGAGGTGAGCTTCCCACATCGAGGTCTCCGCGCTGCACAGCGCGCCCCACAACGCCATCGCGACGTTCATCTGGCTGACGCACCCCCAGTCCAGCAGGCCGCAGTGCAGCCGGCCGGCCGTGCGCCAGAACCAGGCGTTGTCGACGTTGGCGTTCCAATGGCACAGGGCCACATAGTCCTTCGTCGAGTTCAAGTCTTTTTGCACCGCGTCCGCGGCGGCCGCGATCCCGGTGACCTCGCGCTGCATGCGGTCGACGAATGCCGTCGAGCGCAGGCGCGCGGGGAGCAGGGCCGGGTGTGCGGCGGCGAACGCGCCGTAGTTCGCGACCCGATCCCGTAGTTGATCGGGGGAGTACACCGGTGGCTTCCCCACGGTGACCAGATCGGGATCGAATTCGAACCCGGCGGCGAAGCCCGGCGCCAGTCGGCCGGCCCGCTGCGCCCCGGCCAGTCGCGCGACAGTGGACAGCAGTGCCTCGTAGTGGGCCAACGGGTCGGGCAATCGGTAGTCCAGGCACTTGTCGTAGTGCGGTTCCACCGGTGCGATGCCGTACGGAATGCGTTCGGTGATCAGCACTCCGGTGCCGGAGGCCTCGTGATAGTCGGCGAAGGCCGCGGTGGGGACCGGGATCGGGAAGTCGCCGCGGGTGAGGACGGCGAAGCGCACCTCGCGCGCCATCTGGGTGCGGCCGCGGTCGCGCCGGGGGTCGTCGAAGTCCCGGGAGAACTTGACGAACAGGTCCTCCGGTAGCTGCGCCTCGGGCCGCGCATAGCGCAGCGACAGCAGCAGCTTGCGGCCGGTGCTGCCGCCGGGACATTCCTCGAACTGCGTGATCGCGGTGACGTGATTGTCTGGACTCAGCGCACCGAATCGGTGAAAGGCGCTGTCCAAGAGGGCAACACCAGCGGACTTCAACGCCCCGGCGTCGGCGGGGATCGCCAGCCCGAAGGCGTCTCCGGGCACCCAGCGCTGCTTGTCCACCGCGCGGTCCTTTCCAGCGCTGCGGACAGCCGAGGCGGGAGTACCTCCCGTACCCCCGGCTCGCTGTCGTGATGGCGTTACTTCAGGCAGCTGCCGCCGTCGACCGGCAGCGTGACGCCGGTGATGAAGCGGGCCTCGTCGGAGGCCAGGAACAGCACCGCGTTGGCGATGTCCTCGGGCTCGACCCAGCCGATCGGCAGCGTGTGCATGAGCTGGCCAACGACCTTCATGTCGTCGGGGCCCGGGTTCTCCAGGTCCGGACGGAACAGCCGCATGGTGGGCTCGTTCATGAACAGCGGGGTGTTCACATTCGTCGGGTGCACCGAGTTGACCCGGACGTTCTGGGCCCCCAGTTCGACGGCGAAGGTGCGCATCAGGCCGACGACGCCGTGCTTGGCGGCGACGTAATGGCCGGTGTGCGGGTAGGCCTTGAGGCCACCGACCGAGCTGGTCAGGATGATCGAGCCGCCGCGACCGCCTTCGAGAATGTGCGGCACACCGGCTTTCACGGTCTTCCACACGCCACCGAGGTTGATGTCGATCATCGCCGTCCAGTCGGTCTCGCTGGTCTTGTCCAGCGTCTGACCGCCGTTGCCGATGCCGGCGTTGGCGACGATGATGTCGAGCCGGCCCAACTGCTCGACGCCGCTGTCGACGGCGGACTTGAGCGCCTCGTAGTCGCGCACGTCGACCTCTGCGGTGACGATGCGTCGGCCGAGATTCTTGACCAGGTCGGCGGTCTCGGCGAGGTCCTCCGGGGTGGATTCCGCGATCATGTCGACGGTGTCGATCTTCTTGCAGATGTCGACGGCGATGATGTCGGCGCCCTCTTCGGCCAACCGCACCGCATGTGCGCGGCCCTGACCGCGGGCCGCACCGGTGATGAATGCGACCTTGTCTGCTACGCGTCCTGCCATGGTTCTCCTTGGTTATGTGGTTTGGGTACGGGTGGGTGATCAGGCGATGGTGGTGGGCATGCTGGCCCAGCCGCGCACCGCCGTGGTGGGCGACATTGTGGCGCCGGCGTAGTCGACCTCCCATTCGGGGAAGCGCTTGAGGATTTCCTCGAGCGCGATTTTGCCCTCCAACCGGGCCAGCGCATTACCCATGCAGAAGTGGGTGCCGGCGCCAAAGGTGAGGTGCTGCTTGGTTTCTCGGTGGATGTCGAAGCTGTCGCCGTTGGGCCACCGGTTGTGATCCCGGTTGGCCGCCGCCAACAGGAACATCATCACATTGCCTTCCGGAACCACCTGGCCGTAGTACTCGACATCGCGGGTGACGTAGCGGGCCACCTGCAGTGCCGGCGGCTCCATCCGGAGGATCTCCTCGACCGCCCCCGGGATCAGGGTCGGGTCGGCGGCCAGCTCGGCGCGCTGATCCGGGTGCTCGGCGAGCAGCTTGCCCGCCCAACCGATCAACCGGGTCGTGGTTTCGGCACCCGCGGTGGCGATCACCGTCAGGTAGAGCAGCAGCTCCTCGCGACCGAGCTTGCGCAACGTGCCGGTCTCGTCCTCGAACTCCGCGTTGAGCAGTTCGGTCATGATGTCGTCGGACGGGTTCTTCAGCCGGTAGTCGATGAATTCCGCGAACACCTCTCCGGTGGCCAGCGCGTCGACCTTCTCCTTCTGCAGAGTGGCCTCGCCGTGATCGGTGATGTGGCGCTGGTGCTCCTCGGGAATGCCGAGCAGCATGCCGATCACCCGCATCGGCATCTGCTCGCCGAGGTCCTCGACGAAGTCGAAGCGTCCGGTGCCCAGCACCGGATCCAGGCAGCGTGCGGTGAACTCGCGGATCCGGGGTTCCAGGGCGAGTACCTTGCGCGGGGTGAACATTCGCGACAGCAGGTTGCGGTGGATGTTGTGAATCGGCGGGTCCTCGAAGATCAGTGTGCCGGAAGGAATTTCCATTCCGGACTTGATGATCTCCATGATCGCCCCGCGCGCCGAGCTGAACGTCTCCCAGTCGATCAGACCGCGGTTGACGTCGTCATACCGGCTCAATGCGTAGAAGTCGTGGGTGGCGTTGTAGTAGAGCGGCGCCTCGTCCCGGATCCGCGCGAACATCGGGTACGGATCCTTGTTCAGCTCCAGGTCGTAGGGGTCGTAGTAGACCTCTGCCGTTTCGGCCGTGGTGGTGGTCACGAAGTGTCTCTCTGCTGGGGGTGGAAGCTAGGCGGATGCGGGCGGCCGACTGGGCGTGAACTCGATGTTGATCTCGGTCAGCCCGCGCAGGATGAACGTGGGCTCGTAGTTGAACCGCCGATCGCCTTCGGGGCCGTGCTTGTCCTCATCGAGGCGCAGATCGGCCATCCGGTCCAGCAGGCGTTCGATCGACACCCGCCCCTCGACGCGCGCCAGCGGCCCGCCCGGGCAGGAGTGGGCGCCGCGGCCGAACGCCAGGTGCTCACGCACATTCGGACGGTCGAAGTTGAACTCGTGCGGGTCGTCGAACCGGCGCGGGTCGCGGTTGATGGCGCCCGGGTTGACCATCACCACGGTGCCGGCGGACAGTTCCACATCGCCGAGCGTGGTGTCCTTCTTGACCAGACGGAAGGCCGACTTGACCGGGCTTTCCATCCGCAGCATCTCCTCGACGAAGTTCGGGATTCGGCTGCGGTCCTTACGCAGGCGCTCGACGATGTCGGGCCGCTCCGTCATCAACCGCATAGCGGCGCTGAGCAGCTTGGTGGTGGTCTCCTGACCGGCGGCGAACAGGAACGTCGCGCTCTTGACCACGTCGATGATCTCCGGGGTGTCACCCTCGGGGTACTTCGCGGTGGCCAACCCGGTGAGAATGTCGTCCTGCGGTGCGGCGCGACGCTCCTCGAGGTAAGCGCAGAACTTGTCCTCGAGCCACTGCAGCGGGTTGTGGTCGAGCACCTCGCCTTCCAGGGAGCCGACGTTGGCGCCGGGCCGCGGTGCACCCAGCATCTCGCGGAACTCGTCGTGGTCCTCCTCGGGCACCCCGAGCAGGTCGGCGATGACCAACAGCGAGAACGGCTTGGCGTACTCGGCGAGGAACTCGCACTTCACCGTCCCGGTCTGGTCACCGATGATCTCGTCGAGTTGCTGGTCGGCGAGCCGCCACATGAACTCCTCGTTCTCCTTGAGCCGCTTGGGCGTCAGGAGGCGGTTGAGCAGGGAACGCGCCCGCGAGTGCTGCGGGGGATCCATGGTGACCATGTGGTCGCTCATCGGCAACTCGGCGCGATGCGCCTCGATCTGCTCGCTGATGTCGCTGCCCTCGGGCGTGAAGGGCAACGGCGGGAACGGGCCGCCCACGGCGATGCAGGACGAGTACAGCTCGGCGTCCTTGTAGACGACCGAGGCTTCCTCGTGACCGGTCACCGCGACCACGCCGTAGTTCGACGTCGGCAGCACGGGGCACTTCGACCGCTGATGGTCGTAGTAGGGGTACGGATCAGGGACCAGGGAGGGGTCCGTGAAGTAGTCGAGATTGTCGAAATCTGCCGCGGTACCGGACTGGGACAACACGAACCTCCTGCAAGGGGCTGACAGATGCTGAGCACTTGCTTAGCATGTGGCCTGGCACACGGTCAAGAAAACGTCCCGGCACTACCATGGCCGACGTGCGGAAAAGCACACCCGAACGATGGGAACAGGAAGGACACCGCCGATGGCATCGCCCGCCGGTACGTCGCGCCGATTGGGTGCACCCGATGCAAAGAATCGGGTCGTGCTCCTCGACGCGGCCGAGGAGTTGATGCGTGACGAGGGCTATGCGGCGGTGACCTCTCGGCGGGTGGCGGACAAGGCGGGCCTGAAGCCACAGCTGGTGCACTACTACTTCCGGACCATGGACGAGCTGTTCCTCGCGTTGTTCGGCCGCCGTGCCGCGCAGATGCAGCACTTCCACCAGCTGGCGCTGAACTCCCCGCAACCGTTGTGGGCGCTGTGGGAGCTGAACACCGACCCGGCCGGCACCGGCATGACGATGGAGTTCATCGCGCTGGCCAACCACCGCAAGGCGCTGCGCACCGAGATCGCGCGCTTCGCGGAGATGTTCCGGCGCGAACAGATCAGGACGTTCACGGCCGCGATGGCGCGCTACGACGTGCCGTTCGAGGAATTCAGTCCCACCGTGCTGATGGTGTTGATGACGGGTGCGACGCAGGTGCTGGTGCAGGAGGAGCTCCTGGGTATGACCGTCGGGCACGAGGAGACCCAGAGTTTCGCCGAGCGCTGGCTGACCTTCCTCGAGGGGGAGCGCATGCTCGACGACAACTGGCGGCGCCCGCTCGACGACCCGGACGCGGCGACAGACCCAAAAACCTAGGGGCTCTTGCTCATCACCCGGTCAGCGGCCGCCCAGTGTTCGTCGGCCACCCATAGCCGCGCAAAGGCCGCGATGGCCTCCTCAGGTGGGACGCCGCCGAGGACCCGCTTGATCTCGCCCGCCGGACGGTTCGTCAGCGATTTGGCCACCGCGCGCCAGCCCTCGTCGAAGCTCGCTCGCGGGAGCACCCGTTCGATTAACCCGACGCGCTGCGCCTCGGCGGCGGCCAGCACGGTTCCGCTGCCGGCCAGCAGCAGCGCCTGGCTGCGGCCCACCAGGGCCGCCAGTCGCTCGGCACCGCCCCAGGCGGGCATGATCGCCAACGAAACCTGATTGAAGCCGATCCGGATGTCGTCAGCGGCAATCCGGATGTCGGCGGCCACGGCCACCTCGGCGCCGCCACCGAGCGCGTGCCCGTTGAGCGCGGCGATCACCGGGGCGGGGAATGCCGCGATGCGGTCGCAGACCCCACGCATCCGGCGCGCCATCGAGGCGGCCTGCTCCTCGGTGCGCAGCTTGGCCAACTCTTTGAGGTCACCGCCGGAGACGAACGCGCGGTCGCCGGCGCCGCGGATCACCAGCGTCAGCGCGCCGGCGGCCGCATCGAGCGCGCTGTCGAGTTGGTCCATGGTCTCGGGCGCAATCGCGTTACGGGCCTGCGGGCGATCGATGGTGATCACTGCCAGGCCGTCGTCCAGTTCAAGGTCGACCATCAGCGCGTTCTCCCATTCTGATATTGGCATTCTCCAAAATTGAGAATAGCATCGGGGCAATCGCCGGATCGCCAGGTCGGCGGTCCGTTGGGGCGCGGGCGGTCAGCCCGTGTCATTGCACGCACGGAGTTGTGAGAATATGATTCTCAGCAACTGCAAAGGAGGATTCCATGGGACAACTTTCGCATAGGGTCGAGATTCCGTTTCCGCTGTTCGACGCGGACAACCACCTCTATGAGCCGCCCGAGGCGCTGACCAAGTACCTGCCCAAGGAGTACAAGGACATCGTCCAGTACGTCGAGGTCAACGGGCGCACCAAGATCGCGATCCGCGGTCAGATCAGCAACTACATCCCCAACCCCACATTCTCGGTGGTCGCCAAGCCGGGCGCCTGGGAGGAATACTTCAAGTTCGGTAACCCCGACGGCAAGAGCAAGCGCGAACTGTTCGGCGAGCCGATGAAGGCCATCCCGGCGTTCTTCGAGCCCGAGCCCCGCCTGAAGGTCATGGACGAGCTGGGCATCGACCGTTCGCTGATGTTCCCGACGCTGGCCAGCCTGATCGAGGAGCGGTTGTCCGACGATCCGGTCGCGATCCACGTCCTCATCCACTCGCTGAACCAGTGGCTCGACGAGGTGTGGGGCTTCAACTACAAGAACCGCATCTTCACCACGCCGGTCATCACCCTGCCGATCGTCGAGAAGGCGATCGAGGAGCTGGAATGGGCGGTCAAGCGCGGCGCCCGCGCCATCCTGATCCGGCCCGCTCCGGTGCCCGGTTTCCGCGGCCCGCGTTCGTTCGCGCTGCCGGAGTTCGACCCGTTCTGGGAGCGTTGCGTCGAGTACGACGTGTTCGTCGGCATGCACTCCTCGGACAGCGGCTACTCCCGCTACACCTCCGAGTGGGACGGCGGCGCGCAGGAGATGCTGCCGTTCCAGACCAACGCGATGTCGATCCTCAACGAGTGGCGCCCCATCCAGGACGCGGTGGCGTCCTGGGTCATCCACGGCGCGCTGTTCCGCCACCCGAAGCTGAAGGTCGGCATCGTCGAGGCGGGCTCCAAGTGGATGTTCCCGCTGCTGGACTCCATGGCCGAGGTGTACAAGAAGGCGCCGGAAGCGTTCTTGGGCAATCCGATCGAGGAGATCAAGAACCGCATCTACGTCAGCCCGTTCTACGAGGAGGGCATCGACGACCTGATCAACCTGATCGGCGTGGACCAGGTCCTCTACGGATCCGACTGGCCGCACCCGGAAGGCCTGGCTGAGCCGACGCACTATGTGACCGCGCTCGAGCACCTCTCGGTCGAGGATCAGGCCAAGATCATGGGCGGCAACCTCGGACGCCTCGTCACGGTGTGACGTACCGAGACTCTGACTGTGCGGGGTCATCCGCGGCGCCGGTGCGGCACGGATGAACCCGCACAGTCGTCCCCGTGCCGACCTGCCCTGGCAGACCATCCCCGAGATGGTTCTCAGCGCCGGCGAGCGCTTCGGCGATGCCGAGGCGCTCGTCGACGGCGCATTGCGGTTGACGTTCAGCGACGTGGTCGATCGGGTGCGTCGGGCCGCCGGCGCCTTCCACGCGCTGGGCATCGCCAAGGGTGACCGGGTCGCCATCTGGGCGCCGAATTCGGCCGAGTGGATGATCGCGGCGTTCGGGCTGCTGACCGCCGGCGGGGTGCTGGTCCCGGTCAACACGCGTTTCAAGGCCGACGAGGCCGCCGACGTGATCACCCGCAGCGGTGCCAAGGCCGTCCTGATCCAGCCGGGCTTCCTGGGCATGGATTTCGCCGCTCCCGCCGGAGTGCGGGTCATCGACCTCAAATCGGACTTCCTGAGCAGTGCCGCACCTTTCGAGGCGCCCGGCCCCGATTGGATCTCCGGCGACGACACCGCCGATGTCATCTACACCTCGGGCACCACCGGGCGCCCGAAGGGCGTGATGATGAATCACCGGCAGACGCTGCGGCTCTACGCCGAGTGGTGCGATCTGGCCGATCTGCGTCCGGGTGACCGCTACCTGATCGTGAACCCGTTCTTCCACACGTTCGGCTACAAGGCCGGCGCGATCGCCGCGATGATCCGGGGCGCGGCCGCGTTCCCGGTGCCCGTGTTCGACGTTGACGACGTGGTGAGTCTGGTTCAGCGCGAACGCATCACGATGCTGCCCGGACCGCCGACGCTGTACCACTCGCTGTTGGCGGTCCAGGACAAGACCAAGCTGGCGACGCTGCGCGCCGGGGTGACCGGGTCGGCCGACATTCCCGTCGAGTTGATCCGGCGGGTGCACGAGGAGTTGCCGTTCGAGACGGTGGCCACCGGCTATGGCCTGACCGAATGCGGCACGGCCACGTTGTCGCGGCCCGGCGACTCCTTCGAAGACATTGCCACCACTGTCGGCGTGCCGTGCGACGGAATCGAGGTGCGCATCGCCGAAGATGGGGAGGTGTTGGTCCGCGGCTACAGCGTGATGCAGGGCTACCTCGACGATCCCGAGGCCACCGCCGAGGCGATCGACGCCGACGGTTGGCTGCACACCGGCGACCTCGGCGAATTCACCGCGGGTGGCCGGCTGCGGATCATCGGCCGCAAGAAGGACATGTTCATCGTCGGCGGGTTCAACGCCTATCCGGCCGAGATCGAGGACTTTCTGCTCGAGCATCCCGGTGTTGCGCAGGCGGCCGTGATCGGCGTCCCCGATGAGCGGATGGGGCAGGTCGGCAAGGCGTTCGTCGTCCGCAAGGGCGCGGGGTCCGCGTTGTCGGAGGCCGATCTGATTTCTTGGAGCAAGCAGCGGATGGCCGGTTACAAGGTGCCGAGGGCGGTGGCGTTCGTCGACGCCCTGCCGCTGAACGCCAGCGGCAAAGTGATGAAGGACCAACTGCGGTGAATCTCGCCGAGGTGTATCGGCATTCGATGGTGATCGCCTCGGACTACCGGATCCCCGACCCCTCGCAAGTGGCCGGCCTGCTGGAGCGGCGTCGGGACGCCCTGGCGCAGATGGGTGCTCACCACGTCCTGGTGTATCGGTCGCTGCGGGAGCCCGGCCGGGTGCTGGTGATGATCGGGGTGCGCAGCCGCGAACCGGTGGTCGACCTGTTGCGCTCGCGGGTGTTCTTCGACTGGTTCGACGCGGTCGGGGTCGACGACATCCCGGCCGTGTTCGCCGGGGAGATCATCGACCGCTACGAACTCACCGAGGCCACCCTGGACGACCCGCCCGGCGTGCTGGTGTCCGCCATCGTCGCGGTCGACGACGCCGCCTGGCTGGTCAGCGAATTACACTCGGCCAAGCCGACTTTCAAGGCCGCCGGGGTCCGCAAGGTGTGGGTGTTCCAGGCGTTCGACGACTCCCGCGAGGTGATGGTGCTGCAGGAGATCGACACCGAGGTCAACGCCCGACGCTGGATTCGCCGACACGACGCGTCGGCCGACTGGATGTCAGACACCGGAACCGGCGTGTACCCGCCGTTGTTCATCGGCGAGTTTCTCCGCATGATCCGCATCGACGAGCCCAGCTGATGGGTCTCGGAACCTCATGTATGTCTGCCTGTGCCTTGGCATAACCAGTAGCACCGTCGCCGAGGTGGTCGCGGCCGGAGCGCGCACCGCCAATGCGGTGGCCGAGGCCTGCGGCGCCGGTTCGGAATGCGCGCGCTGCCGGCGCTCGGTCCGCGCGGTCATCGACGCGGCGGCCGAACCGGCGGAGTAGCCGGCGTCAGACCGGATCGAAGGCCGAGATCAGCCAGTCGCCGTCGACCTTGGTCATGGTC from Mycolicibacterium sp. MU0053 includes:
- a CDS encoding mycofactocin-coupled SDR family oxidoreductase, whose amino-acid sequence is MAGRVADKVAFITGAARGQGRAHAVRLAEEGADIIAVDICKKIDTVDMIAESTPEDLAETADLVKNLGRRIVTAEVDVRDYEALKSAVDSGVEQLGRLDIIVANAGIGNGGQTLDKTSETDWTAMIDINLGGVWKTVKAGVPHILEGGRGGSIILTSSVGGLKAYPHTGHYVAAKHGVVGLMRTFAVELGAQNVRVNSVHPTNVNTPLFMNEPTMRLFRPDLENPGPDDMKVVGQLMHTLPIGWVEPEDIANAVLFLASDEARFITGVTLPVDGGSCLK
- a CDS encoding cytochrome P450 → MTTTTAETAEVYYDPYDLELNKDPYPMFARIRDEAPLYYNATHDFYALSRYDDVNRGLIDWETFSSARGAIMEIIKSGMEIPSGTLIFEDPPIHNIHRNLLSRMFTPRKVLALEPRIREFTARCLDPVLGTGRFDFVEDLGEQMPMRVIGMLLGIPEEHQRHITDHGEATLQKEKVDALATGEVFAEFIDYRLKNPSDDIMTELLNAEFEDETGTLRKLGREELLLYLTVIATAGAETTTRLIGWAGKLLAEHPDQRAELAADPTLIPGAVEEILRMEPPALQVARYVTRDVEYYGQVVPEGNVMMFLLAAANRDHNRWPNGDSFDIHRETKQHLTFGAGTHFCMGNALARLEGKIALEEILKRFPEWEVDYAGATMSPTTAVRGWASMPTTIA
- a CDS encoding cytochrome P450, translated to MLSQSGTAADFDNLDYFTDPSLVPDPYPYYDHQRSKCPVLPTSNYGVVAVTGHEEASVVYKDAELYSSCIAVGGPFPPLPFTPEGSDISEQIEAHRAELPMSDHMVTMDPPQHSRARSLLNRLLTPKRLKENEEFMWRLADQQLDEIIGDQTGTVKCEFLAEYAKPFSLLVIADLLGVPEEDHDEFREMLGAPRPGANVGSLEGEVLDHNPLQWLEDKFCAYLEERRAAPQDDILTGLATAKYPEGDTPEIIDVVKSATFLFAAGQETTTKLLSAAMRLMTERPDIVERLRKDRSRIPNFVEEMLRMESPVKSAFRLVKKDTTLGDVELSAGTVVMVNPGAINRDPRRFDDPHEFNFDRPNVREHLAFGRGAHSCPGGPLARVEGRVSIERLLDRMADLRLDEDKHGPEGDRRFNYEPTFILRGLTEINIEFTPSRPPASA
- a CDS encoding TetR/AcrR family transcriptional regulator, translating into MASPAGTSRRLGAPDAKNRVVLLDAAEELMRDEGYAAVTSRRVADKAGLKPQLVHYYFRTMDELFLALFGRRAAQMQHFHQLALNSPQPLWALWELNTDPAGTGMTMEFIALANHRKALRTEIARFAEMFRREQIRTFTAAMARYDVPFEEFSPTVLMVLMTGATQVLVQEELLGMTVGHEETQSFAERWLTFLEGERMLDDNWRRPLDDPDAATDPKT
- a CDS encoding enoyl-CoA hydratase/isomerase family protein; the protein is MVDLELDDGLAVITIDRPQARNAIAPETMDQLDSALDAAAGALTLVIRGAGDRAFVSGGDLKELAKLRTEEQAASMARRMRGVCDRIAAFPAPVIAALNGHALGGGAEVAVAADIRIAADDIRIGFNQVSLAIMPAWGGAERLAALVGRSQALLLAGSGTVLAAAEAQRVGLIERVLPRASFDEGWRAVAKSLTNRPAGEIKRVLGGVPPEEAIAAFARLWVADEHWAAADRVMSKSP
- a CDS encoding amidohydrolase family protein produces the protein MGQLSHRVEIPFPLFDADNHLYEPPEALTKYLPKEYKDIVQYVEVNGRTKIAIRGQISNYIPNPTFSVVAKPGAWEEYFKFGNPDGKSKRELFGEPMKAIPAFFEPEPRLKVMDELGIDRSLMFPTLASLIEERLSDDPVAIHVLIHSLNQWLDEVWGFNYKNRIFTTPVITLPIVEKAIEELEWAVKRGARAILIRPAPVPGFRGPRSFALPEFDPFWERCVEYDVFVGMHSSDSGYSRYTSEWDGGAQEMLPFQTNAMSILNEWRPIQDAVASWVIHGALFRHPKLKVGIVEAGSKWMFPLLDSMAEVYKKAPEAFLGNPIEEIKNRIYVSPFYEEGIDDLINLIGVDQVLYGSDWPHPEGLAEPTHYVTALEHLSVEDQAKIMGGNLGRLVTV
- a CDS encoding FadD3 family acyl-CoA ligase; the protein is MNPHSRPRADLPWQTIPEMVLSAGERFGDAEALVDGALRLTFSDVVDRVRRAAGAFHALGIAKGDRVAIWAPNSAEWMIAAFGLLTAGGVLVPVNTRFKADEAADVITRSGAKAVLIQPGFLGMDFAAPAGVRVIDLKSDFLSSAAPFEAPGPDWISGDDTADVIYTSGTTGRPKGVMMNHRQTLRLYAEWCDLADLRPGDRYLIVNPFFHTFGYKAGAIAAMIRGAAAFPVPVFDVDDVVSLVQRERITMLPGPPTLYHSLLAVQDKTKLATLRAGVTGSADIPVELIRRVHEELPFETVATGYGLTECGTATLSRPGDSFEDIATTVGVPCDGIEVRIAEDGEVLVRGYSVMQGYLDDPEATAEAIDADGWLHTGDLGEFTAGGRLRIIGRKKDMFIVGGFNAYPAEIEDFLLEHPGVAQAAVIGVPDERMGQVGKAFVVRKGAGSALSEADLISWSKQRMAGYKVPRAVAFVDALPLNASGKVMKDQLR
- a CDS encoding fatty-acid--CoA ligase, which translates into the protein MVIASDYRIPDPSQVAGLLERRRDALAQMGAHHVLVYRSLREPGRVLVMIGVRSREPVVDLLRSRVFFDWFDAVGVDDIPAVFAGEIIDRYELTEATLDDPPGVLVSAIVAVDDAAWLVSELHSAKPTFKAAGVRKVWVFQAFDDSREVMVLQEIDTEVNARRWIRRHDASADWMSDTGTGVYPPLFIGEFLRMIRIDEPS
- a CDS encoding (2Fe-2S)-binding protein gives rise to the protein MYVCLCLGITSSTVAEVVAAGARTANAVAEACGAGSECARCRRSVRAVIDAAAEPAE